From the genome of Gemmatimonadaceae bacterium, one region includes:
- a CDS encoding ATP-binding protein translates to MQDSGRLAPSRTLQQSHPHLVVVTPQPVPLRTPTPSAPAPAVAATSRVQHHSLEAMLDPRRLLRWVYMGRMSVATAIFAAAVFVWTREDTDTHKLLVASLAFALATGVTVLSAWYSEIYQKALQPTFFYLQSTFDLLLVTAVVHVTNGSTSQFAALYILIIATASLLLPVGGGLLIAALGNVLYVADTVLISGTSLVPAVWLQLGVFASVALGSAYLGAQLQRAGAGKERLVAQLQAARLQADEILRNIRSGVITVDSGGRLLYVNPTAEQLLGANLRSHIGEPILARIGAIAPELSQALERSVKDQIRTTRAEGLVSTVLRRFPIGVTTTYTDGEAGELDRTATAIFQDISDQKRIDALRLRAERLEGIAELSASLAHEIKNPLASIRSAVEQLARMPRAGDDERTLTGLVVRESDRLSRLLSEFLDFARVRVAQTRPVDMGDVARHAARLAEARPERKDVSIVCETPGRVSLIVDGDDDLLHRAVFNLVLNALQASPNGGVVHIDVTPGSFDPLPVGVTFDAGTVALRVRDSGAGIPLEIRDRLFDPFFTTKPGGSGLGLAVVQRAIEAHRGLVFVDSGGNGTRFTIVLPRTQPMRQGVVDTPAASMPIIRSA, encoded by the coding sequence ATGCAAGACTCCGGACGGCTCGCACCGTCTCGCACTTTGCAACAGTCGCATCCCCACCTCGTCGTCGTGACACCGCAACCCGTTCCTCTTCGAACGCCCACGCCGTCAGCGCCTGCACCCGCCGTCGCCGCCACGTCGCGCGTCCAGCACCACTCGCTGGAAGCGATGTTGGATCCACGGCGGTTGCTGCGTTGGGTGTATATGGGACGCATGTCGGTGGCCACGGCAATTTTCGCCGCGGCAGTCTTCGTTTGGACCCGCGAAGATACCGATACACACAAGCTCCTGGTCGCCTCGCTCGCCTTCGCGCTGGCGACGGGCGTCACCGTGCTCTCGGCATGGTACAGCGAAATATATCAAAAGGCGCTCCAGCCGACCTTCTTCTATCTCCAGTCGACGTTCGATCTCCTGCTCGTCACGGCGGTCGTGCACGTCACGAACGGGAGCACCTCGCAGTTTGCGGCACTGTATATCCTCATCATCGCGACGGCGAGTCTCCTCCTGCCGGTGGGTGGTGGCTTGCTCATCGCCGCGCTGGGCAACGTGTTGTACGTCGCGGACACGGTGCTGATCTCGGGTACATCGCTGGTCCCGGCAGTTTGGCTCCAACTCGGCGTGTTCGCCAGCGTGGCGTTGGGCAGCGCGTACCTCGGCGCGCAATTGCAGCGTGCCGGGGCGGGGAAGGAGCGACTCGTTGCGCAGTTGCAGGCGGCACGGCTCCAAGCCGATGAGATACTTCGCAACATCCGGAGTGGTGTCATCACCGTCGACTCCGGCGGCCGCCTACTATATGTCAATCCAACCGCCGAGCAGTTGTTAGGCGCCAATCTGCGGTCGCACATCGGCGAGCCGATTCTCGCGCGCATCGGCGCCATCGCTCCCGAGCTGTCGCAGGCGCTCGAACGTTCGGTAAAGGATCAGATCCGGACGACGCGGGCCGAGGGATTGGTCTCGACGGTGCTCCGGCGATTTCCGATCGGCGTCACCACGACATATACGGATGGCGAGGCCGGTGAGCTCGATCGGACGGCAACCGCGATCTTCCAGGACATCTCCGATCAGAAACGGATCGACGCGTTGCGTTTGCGCGCCGAGCGGCTGGAAGGGATCGCTGAGCTGAGTGCATCGCTCGCGCACGAGATCAAGAATCCACTCGCGTCGATTCGGTCGGCGGTCGAGCAGCTCGCCAGGATGCCACGCGCCGGTGACGATGAGCGTACGCTCACCGGCCTCGTCGTGCGCGAGTCCGACCGCCTCTCGCGTCTTCTCTCGGAGTTTCTCGATTTCGCGCGCGTTCGCGTCGCGCAGACACGACCCGTGGACATGGGCGACGTTGCGCGGCACGCCGCGCGTCTCGCCGAGGCGCGTCCCGAGCGAAAGGACGTAAGCATCGTGTGCGAGACGCCGGGTCGGGTCTCGCTCATTGTGGACGGTGACGACGATCTGCTGCATCGAGCGGTTTTCAATCTCGTGTTGAACGCGCTCCAGGCATCGCCCAACGGCGGAGTCGTTCACATCGACGTCACGCCAGGTTCGTTCGATCCGCTTCCTGTGGGCGTCACCTTCGACGCGGGCACGGTCGCCCTCCGCGTCCGCGATTCCGGCGCGGGGATCCCGCTCGAGATTCGCGATCGCCTCTTCGATCCCTTCTTCACCACGAAGCCCGGCGGCAGTGGCCTCGGCCTGGCCGTCGTTCAGCGCGCGATCGAAGCACATCGCGGGCTCGTCTTCGTGGATAGCGGCGGCAACGGTACGCGATTCACCATCGTTTTGCCTCGAACTCAACCCATGAGGCAAGGCGTCGTCGATACGCCGGCTGCCTCCATGCCGATCATCCGCAGCGCCTAA
- a CDS encoding sigma-54 dependent transcriptional regulator codes for MTDSSNGKPTVLVVDDESGILDSLNILLRNEGFSPLLAQGGKRGLEHLLAATPDIVLTDIRMPNVTGVEILAAAKQRDPDCPVILMTAQATLQSAMQAVNEGAFYYIQKPFRNDELVAILRRAAEHRKLRVENKSLKQEIRRRERSGTTRPVGSSKSWLDVLRLAETVAPTESTVLIQGESGTGKEVVSRYIHELSNRAEGAFLSINCGALPEGLLESELFGHVKGSFTGAVKDKEGLFTAAAMGTFFLDEIGETTPATQIKLLRVLQHREVIPVGATEAIPIDTRLIAATNRDLEEEIKSGGFRTDLYYRLNVIALHLPPLRQRADDIPMLVEHFLHRISETRSEAPKQLGPGVLEALQEYQWPGNVRELENALERAAIVTIGSEITLASLPERVTQRKAEPLVSPRTPLNPTLEAIERAYILWVLQSEGGNKSRAAEVLGIDPSTLYRKLSRYGVEAA; via the coding sequence GTGACCGACTCATCGAACGGCAAGCCAACCGTCCTCGTGGTGGACGACGAATCGGGAATTCTCGATTCGCTCAACATCCTTCTTCGCAACGAGGGGTTCAGCCCGCTTCTCGCGCAGGGCGGCAAGCGCGGACTCGAGCACCTGCTCGCCGCCACGCCGGACATCGTACTCACCGACATTCGGATGCCGAATGTCACGGGCGTCGAAATCCTGGCTGCCGCGAAACAGCGTGATCCCGATTGCCCTGTCATTCTCATGACGGCACAGGCAACGCTGCAATCGGCAATGCAAGCAGTCAATGAAGGCGCCTTCTATTACATCCAGAAACCATTCCGCAACGACGAGCTGGTCGCGATCCTGCGCCGCGCCGCGGAGCACCGAAAGCTGCGCGTCGAGAACAAATCGCTCAAGCAAGAGATTCGTCGTCGCGAGCGCAGCGGGACGACGCGTCCCGTGGGTAGCAGCAAGAGCTGGCTCGACGTACTGCGTCTCGCCGAGACCGTGGCTCCGACGGAATCGACGGTACTCATTCAGGGTGAATCTGGTACGGGAAAAGAAGTCGTCTCCCGTTATATCCACGAGCTCTCCAACCGCGCCGAAGGAGCGTTTCTCTCGATCAACTGCGGTGCGCTCCCCGAAGGGCTGCTCGAGAGTGAGCTCTTCGGCCACGTGAAAGGATCCTTCACGGGCGCGGTGAAGGACAAGGAGGGCCTCTTCACCGCCGCCGCGATGGGCACGTTCTTCCTCGACGAGATCGGAGAGACGACTCCGGCGACGCAGATCAAGCTGCTCCGTGTCCTGCAGCATCGCGAAGTCATTCCCGTGGGTGCGACGGAAGCGATTCCGATCGATACGCGCCTCATCGCCGCAACGAACCGCGATCTGGAAGAGGAGATCAAGTCGGGAGGCTTCCGTACGGACCTGTACTATCGATTGAACGTCATTGCATTGCACCTGCCGCCGCTGCGTCAGCGCGCCGACGATATCCCCATGCTCGTTGAGCATTTTCTACATCGCATTTCTGAAACACGCAGTGAAGCGCCCAAGCAGCTTGGGCCCGGCGTGCTCGAGGCTCTGCAGGAGTACCAGTGGCCCGGCAACGTGCGCGAGCTGGAGAATGCGCTCGAACGCGCGGCGATTGTCACAATCGGAAGTGAGATCACGCTGGCTTCGTTGCCCGAACGGGTAACGCAGCGAAAGGCTGAACCACTGGTGTCGCCTCGGACACCGCTCAATCCCACCCTCGAGGCGATCGAACGCGCATACATCCTCTGGGTGCTTCAGAGCGAAGGGGGCAACAAGTCTCGCGCCGCTGAGGTGCTGGGCATCGATCCCTCGACGCTCTACCGGAAGCTCTCGCGGTACGGAGTCGAAGCCGCGTGA